The Oncorhynchus clarkii lewisi isolate Uvic-CL-2024 chromosome 29, UVic_Ocla_1.0, whole genome shotgun sequence genome contains a region encoding:
- the LOC139388304 gene encoding probable ATP-dependent RNA helicase DDX56 isoform X1 — MATDRLQFHEMGIDDRILKALADLGWAQPTLIQEKAIPLALEGKDILARARTGSGKTAAYAVPVIQRILTSKQNVREQAVRVLILVPTKELGQQVQAMIRQLTAYCARDVRVADISGKADLSAQRPILMEKPDVVVGTPSRVLAHLSAQSLDLQASLETLVIDEADLLFSFGFEADLKSLLCHLPKIYQSFLMSATLSEDVQALKELLLHNPVILKLQGSQLPDSSQLQQYSVQCEEEDKFLLIYTLLKLHLVQGKTLVFVGAVERCYRLKLFLEQFSIPTCVLNSELPVHSRCHIITQFNQGFYDYIIATDEQVLADPTTTAQAAEGKGKKKKKNAGRAKDKEYGVSRGIDFQNVSNVINFDFPTTVESYIHRVGRTARADNPGTALTFISHTELPLLAEVEDALIGDNTECALKPYGFKMEEIEGFRYRCRDAMRSVTKQAVREARLKEIKQELLNSEKLKTYFEDNPRDLQLLRHDKDLHPAVIKPHLKNVPEYLIPPTLRGVANPMSGRKRRRREKPKPDGVVKTTFKKDFRSKNPLKSFHYTGGRSRGGKAGKS; from the exons ATGGCTACCGACAGGCTGCAGTTCCATGAAATGGGCATAGATGATCGCATTTTAAAG gCGCTGGCGGACTTGGGCTGGGCTCAGCCCACTTTGATCCAGGAGAAAGCCATTCCACTGGCGCTGGAGGGCAAGGACATTCTAGCCCGGGCCAGGACTGGCTCAGGAAAAACAGCTGCTTACGCTGTGCCCGTCATCCAGCGTATCTTGACATCCAAACAA aATGTCCGTGAGCAGGCAGTGAGAGTGTTGATCCTGGTTCCTACCAAGGAGCTGGGGCAGCAGGTACAGGCCATGATCCGCCAGCTGACTGCCTACTGTGCCAGAGACGTGAGGGTGGCAGACATCTCCGGCAAGGCTGACCTGTCTGCCCAGAG GCCCATCCTGATGGAAAAGCCAGATGTGGTAGTGGGGACCCCCTCTAGGGTTCTGGCCCACCTCAGTGCCCAGAGCCTGGACCTGCAGGCCTCGCTGGAGACCCTGGTCATAGATGAGGCTGACCTGCTCTTCTCCTTCGGCTTCGAGGCCGACCTCAAGAGCCTGCTATG CCACCTGCCAAAGATCTACCAGTCCTTCCTAATGTCGGCTACTCTCAGCGAGGATGTCCAGGCCCTGAAGGAACTGCTGCTGCACAATCCT GTGATTTTAAAGCTGCAGGGCTCCCAGCTGCCAGACAGCTCCCAGCTGCAGCAGTACAGTGTTCAGTGTGAGGAAGAGGACAAGTTCCTGCTCATCTACACCCTGTTGAAACTGCACCTGGTTCAGGGCAAGACCCTGGTGTTTGTTGGGGCAGTGGAGAGGTGCTACAGACTCAAACTGTTCTTGGAACAGTTCAGCATCCCCACCTGTGTACTCAACTCTGAGCTGCCTGTCCACTCCAg GTGTCACATCATAACCCAGTTTAACCAGGGGTTCTATGATTACATCATCGCCACGGACGAGCAGGTATTGGCTGATCCCACCACCACAGCGCAGGCTGCCGAGGGGaaagggaagaagaagaagaagaatgcaGGGAG AGCCAAGGACAAGGAGTACGGCGTCTCCAGAGGAATCGACTTCCAGAATGTCTCCAACGTCATCAACTTTGACTTCCCCACCACCGTGGAGTCCTATATCCACCGTGTTGGACG AACGGCACGAGCAGACAACCCAGGCACCGCTCTCACCTTCATCTCACACACAGAGCTCCCCCTGCTGGCAGAGGTGGAGGACGCACTCATTGGCG ATAACACTGAGTGTGCTCTGAAGCCGTACGGGTTTAAAATGGAGGAGATTGAGGGCTTCAGATACCGCTGCCGG GATGCCATGAGGTCAGTAACTAAGCAGGCGGTGAGGGAGGCCAGACTGAAAGAGATCAAACAGGAGCTGCTCAACTCAGAGAAACTCAAG ACGTACTTTGAGGACAACCCCCGAGACCTGCAACTGCTGAGGCACGATAAAGACCTGCACCCTGCTGTCATCAAGCCACACCTGAAGAACGTACCAGAATACCTCA TCCCTCCGACGCTGAGGGGAGTGGCCAACCCAATGTccggcaggaagaggaggaggagagagaagcccAAACCTGACGGGGTCGTCAAGACGACCTTTAAG AAGGACTTCCGAAGCAAGAACCCCTTGAAGAGTTTCCACTACACCGGGGGGAGGAGCCGAGGGGGCAAGGCTGGCAAATCCTAG
- the LOC139388304 gene encoding probable ATP-dependent RNA helicase DDX56 isoform X2 produces MATDRLQFHEMGIDDRILKALADLGWAQPTLIQEKAIPLALEGKDILARARTGSGKTAAYAVPVIQRILTSKQNVREQAVRVLILVPTKELGQQVQAMIRQLTAYCARDVRVADISGKADLSAQRPILMEKPDVVVGTPSRVLAHLSAQSLDLQASLETLVIDEADLLFSFGFEADLKSLLCHLPKIYQSFLMSATLSEDVQALKELLLHNPVILKLQGSQLPDSSQLQQYSVQCEEEDKFLLIYTLLKLHLVQGKTLVFVGAVERCYRLKLFLEQFSIPTCVLNSELPVHSRCHIITQFNQGFYDYIIATDEQVLADPTTTAQAAEGKGKKKKKNAGRAKDKEYGVSRGIDFQNVSNVINFDFPTTVESYIHRVGRTARADNPGTALTFISHTELPLLAEVEDALIGDNTECALKPYGFKMEEIEGFRYRCRDAMRSVTKQAVREARLKEIKQELLNSEKLKTYFEDNPRDLQLLRHDKDLHPAVIKPHLKNVPEYLIPPTLRGVANPMSGRKRRRREKPKPDGVVKTTFKDFRSKNPLKSFHYTGGRSRGGKAGKS; encoded by the exons ATGGCTACCGACAGGCTGCAGTTCCATGAAATGGGCATAGATGATCGCATTTTAAAG gCGCTGGCGGACTTGGGCTGGGCTCAGCCCACTTTGATCCAGGAGAAAGCCATTCCACTGGCGCTGGAGGGCAAGGACATTCTAGCCCGGGCCAGGACTGGCTCAGGAAAAACAGCTGCTTACGCTGTGCCCGTCATCCAGCGTATCTTGACATCCAAACAA aATGTCCGTGAGCAGGCAGTGAGAGTGTTGATCCTGGTTCCTACCAAGGAGCTGGGGCAGCAGGTACAGGCCATGATCCGCCAGCTGACTGCCTACTGTGCCAGAGACGTGAGGGTGGCAGACATCTCCGGCAAGGCTGACCTGTCTGCCCAGAG GCCCATCCTGATGGAAAAGCCAGATGTGGTAGTGGGGACCCCCTCTAGGGTTCTGGCCCACCTCAGTGCCCAGAGCCTGGACCTGCAGGCCTCGCTGGAGACCCTGGTCATAGATGAGGCTGACCTGCTCTTCTCCTTCGGCTTCGAGGCCGACCTCAAGAGCCTGCTATG CCACCTGCCAAAGATCTACCAGTCCTTCCTAATGTCGGCTACTCTCAGCGAGGATGTCCAGGCCCTGAAGGAACTGCTGCTGCACAATCCT GTGATTTTAAAGCTGCAGGGCTCCCAGCTGCCAGACAGCTCCCAGCTGCAGCAGTACAGTGTTCAGTGTGAGGAAGAGGACAAGTTCCTGCTCATCTACACCCTGTTGAAACTGCACCTGGTTCAGGGCAAGACCCTGGTGTTTGTTGGGGCAGTGGAGAGGTGCTACAGACTCAAACTGTTCTTGGAACAGTTCAGCATCCCCACCTGTGTACTCAACTCTGAGCTGCCTGTCCACTCCAg GTGTCACATCATAACCCAGTTTAACCAGGGGTTCTATGATTACATCATCGCCACGGACGAGCAGGTATTGGCTGATCCCACCACCACAGCGCAGGCTGCCGAGGGGaaagggaagaagaagaagaagaatgcaGGGAG AGCCAAGGACAAGGAGTACGGCGTCTCCAGAGGAATCGACTTCCAGAATGTCTCCAACGTCATCAACTTTGACTTCCCCACCACCGTGGAGTCCTATATCCACCGTGTTGGACG AACGGCACGAGCAGACAACCCAGGCACCGCTCTCACCTTCATCTCACACACAGAGCTCCCCCTGCTGGCAGAGGTGGAGGACGCACTCATTGGCG ATAACACTGAGTGTGCTCTGAAGCCGTACGGGTTTAAAATGGAGGAGATTGAGGGCTTCAGATACCGCTGCCGG GATGCCATGAGGTCAGTAACTAAGCAGGCGGTGAGGGAGGCCAGACTGAAAGAGATCAAACAGGAGCTGCTCAACTCAGAGAAACTCAAG ACGTACTTTGAGGACAACCCCCGAGACCTGCAACTGCTGAGGCACGATAAAGACCTGCACCCTGCTGTCATCAAGCCACACCTGAAGAACGTACCAGAATACCTCA TCCCTCCGACGCTGAGGGGAGTGGCCAACCCAATGTccggcaggaagaggaggaggagagagaagcccAAACCTGACGGGGTCGTCAAGACGACCTTTAAG GACTTCCGAAGCAAGAACCCCTTGAAGAGTTTCCACTACACCGGGGGGAGGAGCCGAGGGGGCAAGGCTGGCAAATCCTAG